The Bacteroidota bacterium genome segment AAGTTTCTCCGGCGTAGGCACGCACAATGTTAAATTAGTTGTAACCACCCTTTGTAAAAAAGATAGCATTAAAATAGATAATTACATCACTACTACCCAATGTACTGTATGTAATTTAGTTGGCCAATTTACCAAGGGCACCGTCAACTGCACAAACTGTGGCTGCAAAGAATGGGTAATGGTAAACGCCACAGGGGGCACAAATCCTTACAGCTACCTTTGGCCGGATGGATATACGGGCAGGTATAAAAATAAACTTTGTGCGGGTACGTACACCATTATTATTACGGACAACAATGGATGCAATGCGACAGTTACGGTAAACGCGCCTTAAAAACAGCTCATGAAATAGTCATACACCTTTGGCATACAAACCGATATGAGTATATGACGTATTCCATCTGACAATTGAAAAACTAAAAAATATACACAGATGAAAAATACATATAAATACATTTTTGTGTTATTCTTGCTGGCAAACGTTGCAGGTTTCGCGGGCAATAATTGTTACCGGCAACCCTATCGCGACAGTGCAACATCAAAATTACAACCTGACAACAAAGAATAAAACTTCAGTGACAAAATGAAACAAAAGACATCAACTAAGACAAACAGCTTTCAATATTTATTTACGGCTTGTTTATTAATAATATTTTCTTTCGCAACCCCCACATTTGCCACGACATATTATGTTGACAGTAATGCCGGGAATGACTTGAATAGTGGATTAAGTGCAGGTTCTCCCTGGCAGACCTTGACAAAAGTAAATTCGTATTTGTTTTCTCCTAATGACAGTGTTCTCTTTATAAGAAACAGTGTTTGGCGTGGACAGTTAATACCAAAAAGTGGTTCCATTACAGGTTACATTACCTATTCCGATTATGGCACAGGTGCAAAACCATTATTGTTGGGCTCGGTTAACAAATCTACAACCAGCGACTGGATTAATGAGGGAGGAAATATCTGGCGTAGTGCTGTAACTTTTACTAAGGACATTGGAAATTTAATTTTCAATAACGCAACTGCTTTTGGTTTTAAAAAGTGGACTAATTCAGCTTTATCTCAGCAAGGCGATTTCTGCTTTGACAAAACTTCATATGTATTGAGAATTTATTCCACTGCAAATCCAGCTAATATCTATTCAGAAATTGAGTGTGCAGTTCGGCAGCACATAATTGACCAAAATGCAAAAAGCTATATTTCTTACAGCAATCTATCTTTAAAATACGGTGGGGCACATGGCATAGGCGGTGGCAACACCCACCATATTATAGTTTCAGATTGTGATATTTCATATATGGGCGGTGGTGACATAGATGGAATTAATAACACTCGGTATGGAAACGGCATTGAATTTTGGGCAAATGCCCATGACAATATCGTAGAACGTTGCAAAATTTGGGAAATATACGATTCAGGTGTTACTAACCAGAATCACGGTAATTCTGCACAACAGTATAATATTACCTATCGAAACAATCTAATCTGGAATTGTTCGATGGCATCTTTTGAATACTTTAATCGGCCAAGTTCATCTTCTACTCATGGCATATTTTTCGAGAACAATACTTGTGTAAATTCAGGTTATGGTTGGGGTGGGTTACAACGACCTGACCCAAGAGGCGGAGGAGTTTTGTGTTGGTCAACAGAAGCACCAACAGATTCAATAGTTATACGCAATAATATTTTCTATAACGCCCGAAGAACATTAGTGTTTATTGACACTAGTAGCATCCCATTAAATGGTATTATTCTTAACAACAATTGCTATAAACAATTTCACGACTCAACTTACATTGAGTTATACCCAACAAAATTTGATTCCTTGAGTTTTCTATCGTATCAGACAACTCTAAACAACGACCAAAATTCATTTATCGCAAATCCTGTTTTTGTTGATCTTTCTAATTCAGACTTTCACATAATGAACAATTCTCCATGTGTAAATACTGGTTTGTCAATAAACAACAGCAGAGATATTGATTTTGAAATCAGAAATATCAATTCCATTGACATAGGAGCGGACGAATATTATCCGAATACTTCAGTTGGTGGCGAACCATTATATGAAATGTTATTTTTTATTTATCCCAATCCCGCAATAGAAACTTTGACAATCCAGTTTATTGGCAACAACAGTAAAGAACAAGTTCAGATTTTTAATTCCATTGGAGCTTTAATAAAGGAAATAGAAATAACGCAAACATTACAAATCAACGTTGCTGATTTACCAGACGGACTTTATTTTATTCGCTTAAAAAATGGACAACAGCAGACACAAAAATTTATAAAACAATAGATAATAATTGAAAAATTTGCACAATAATGCATATAAAAATCAGCTCATGAAAAATACATATAAATACATTTTCGTGTTATTCTTGCTGGCAAACGTTGCAAGTTTCGCAGGCAATAACAAAGAAAATAATGACCCGGCCCTTGCACAACAATACCTGTCTGCCGAAGCGTTAGCGCAGGCAGGGATGCAAAACCAGCCTGTTAAGTTTTTAGAGAACAAAGGGCAAATGACAGATATGGATAACAATCCCGTTCCTTTTGTATTGTTCAAAGCCGAAGCGCCCGGCATGAACATGTATATTACCGAAAAAGGCATCACTTATACCTTTATTCAGTCAGAAGAAAACGAAAGCGAAGAAACTGAAAATGAAAAAGAAGGAAAGATGCATTCGGAGAAAGAGGAGAACATCATTTTTAAATGGGAGCGCGTTGATATGGAACTAAAAGGCGCAACCATAAAAAAAGAAAACACTTGTGGTGAGCTGAGCCGAACCATCATCAGAGAAGGCGTAAGCGCGGAACATTTTAATTATTTCTACGGGCATTGCCCCGATGGGATTTATGATGTAAAGCAATACGAAAAAATAACCATCAAAAATATATATCCCGGCATTGACTGGGTATTGTACAACAGTAATGAAAAAGGATTTAAATATGATTTTATTGTACATCCCGGAGCCGATTACAAACAAATCGAATTACGCTACAAAAGCAAAACACCCGTTAAAATAAATGCACAGGGCGAACTGGAACTTTACACCAATTACGGCAACATAAAAGAAAACGCTCCGGTAAGTTTTTATGAAGGACAAGAAATAAAAACCCGTTTCAAACAGCGTTATCAGAAGCGCATCGAAAAGAATGAAGACAATGGATACGAATCCTCTGTCGTCTTTGACCTGGAACCCGGAACCCGGAACCCGGAACATGGAACTTTAATTATTGATCCGCAACTCGTGTGGGCTACTTTTTATGGAGGGAATGCAGATGATGGTCCTATGTCCATAGACACTGATGGCGGCGGGAATGTGTTTGTAACGGGATATACCAGTTCCACCAATTTCCCTGTACAGATAGCAGGAACTTTTTTTCAAGGAGTGTATGGGGGAGGGGTAGATGCCTTTATTCTGAAATTTTCCAATGTCGGTGCTCTTTTGTGGGCGACTTATTATGGAGGAAGTGTAGCGGACGTGAGCCATTACATTGCCTGTGATGGCATCGGCAACGTGTTTGTAACTGGATATACCCAATCAACAGACTTTCCGGTTTGCAATGGTCTTGTATGTTGCGGCATTTGTACTCCAGGTTATTTTCAGGGAGTGCATGCGGGGGGAGGGGGCGATGCTTTTATTCTGAAATTTGATAATTCCGGCAATCGTTTGTGGGCGACTTATTATGGTGGAAGTGGATGGGACG includes the following:
- a CDS encoding T9SS type A sorting domain-containing protein — its product is MKQKTSTKTNSFQYLFTACLLIIFSFATPTFATTYYVDSNAGNDLNSGLSAGSPWQTLTKVNSYLFSPNDSVLFIRNSVWRGQLIPKSGSITGYITYSDYGTGAKPLLLGSVNKSTTSDWINEGGNIWRSAVTFTKDIGNLIFNNATAFGFKKWTNSALSQQGDFCFDKTSYVLRIYSTANPANIYSEIECAVRQHIIDQNAKSYISYSNLSLKYGGAHGIGGGNTHHIIVSDCDISYMGGGDIDGINNTRYGNGIEFWANAHDNIVERCKIWEIYDSGVTNQNHGNSAQQYNITYRNNLIWNCSMASFEYFNRPSSSSTHGIFFENNTCVNSGYGWGGLQRPDPRGGGVLCWSTEAPTDSIVIRNNIFYNARRTLVFIDTSSIPLNGIILNNNCYKQFHDSTYIELYPTKFDSLSFLSYQTTLNNDQNSFIANPVFVDLSNSDFHIMNNSPCVNTGLSINNSRDIDFEIRNINSIDIGADEYYPNTSVGGEPLYEMLFFIYPNPAIETLTIQFIGNNSKEQVQIFNSIGALIKEIEITQTLQINVADLPDGLYFIRLKNGQQQTQKFIKQ